CATGCTCAGGAAAAAGGCCATTGAACCGTTATATGAAAGCTGGTCGGAGTGGAGATTGTTGACGGAGCTTGCAAAGAGGCTTGGGATCGGAAAGGATTTTCCATGGCAGACAGAGGAAGAGCTTGTGGTCTTTGAACTTGCGCGTACAGGATTGACCTTCGGACAGCTCCTTGAAGAAAAACCGGAAGGCGCCTTCTTCAAAGAGAAGGGTTACGGAATGAAAGGAGGAGGGTTCTTAACGCCTTCGGGCAAGATCGAGATATACAGCAGCACGCTGGAGAAGATCGGTTTTGACCCTCTCCCAACCTATCTTGAGCCGCAGAGGAGTCCCGCGAATTCCCCTGAGTTATTGAAACAGTATCCCTTGATACTTTCTACGGGCAACAGGAACCGTTATTACACGCACGGACAATTCAGGGGAATCGGGTCATTGAAAGAAAAGAATCCTGAACCGCAGGCGGAGATAGGACCTGAGACCGCCCGGACCTACGGCATCGACAACGGGGATGACGTGGTCATCGAGACGAACAGGGGATCTGTCCGGATGAAGGCACATGTGGACGAAAGGGTTGCCGAAGGGGTGGTCCTTGTTCCCCACGGCTGGTCCGGAGAGGCAAACGCGAACCTGTTGACGGATACCGATTGCCGGGAGCCCATTATGGGCTATCCGGAGGTAAAGGCGCTGTTGTGCGCAATCAGAAAAGCGGCTCATAGTTCATAGCTCATGGCTCATAGTGAACCGGACGCTGGATACTCGACGCTGGATACGGAATCAGCATAGCGCAAAGCGCAGGGCGCATAGCGTCACAACCATGAGGAGCTTCATTCTTTATCGTCATCGCGAGGAGCGAAGCAACGTGGCGATCTCAAAAGATGGGATTGCCGCGCTGCGCTCGCAATGACACTACGCCACGCCCTGCGGGCTCGCAATGACAAAACGCCGCGCTTCGCTCGCAATGAC
The Syntrophorhabdaceae bacterium DNA segment above includes these coding regions:
- a CDS encoding molybdopterin dinucleotide binding domain-containing protein yields the protein MLRKKAIEPLYESWSEWRLLTELAKRLGIGKDFPWQTEEELVVFELARTGLTFGQLLEEKPEGAFFKEKGYGMKGGGFLTPSGKIEIYSSTLEKIGFDPLPTYLEPQRSPANSPELLKQYPLILSTGNRNRYYTHGQFRGIGSLKEKNPEPQAEIGPETARTYGIDNGDDVVIETNRGSVRMKAHVDERVAEGVVLVPHGWSGEANANLLTDTDCREPIMGYPEVKALLCAIRKAAHSS